One region of Collinsella aerofaciens ATCC 25986 genomic DNA includes:
- a CDS encoding DeoR/GlpR family DNA-binding transcription regulator, protein MIKAERQDKVRQLLEEQGTVSVKEISDALGVSDMTIRRDLEELASLGEIERVHGGARSAQSRPHAMLRHEYSHSEKRTKHAEEKLQIARRSVELIEEGSTIFLGTGTTVEQMASMLPAFRLRIVTNSLSVFNLLEAREYCELCLVGGVYRRRTAAFVGPTAEDTLRALGIDAAFIGANGILDGDVSTSNMEEGRIQQLAFSKADSRYLIADSSKIGKRDFYTFCRLDSLDAVVCEPGIAAEDRAAIEEHTQVIC, encoded by the coding sequence GTGATTAAAGCGGAGCGACAGGATAAGGTCCGGCAGCTGCTCGAGGAACAGGGAACGGTCTCGGTCAAGGAGATTTCGGATGCGTTAGGTGTCTCGGATATGACGATCCGCCGTGACCTTGAGGAACTTGCGAGCCTGGGCGAGATCGAGCGCGTGCACGGCGGAGCCCGCAGTGCGCAGAGCCGTCCACACGCTATGCTGCGCCATGAGTATTCGCACAGCGAAAAGCGCACAAAGCATGCCGAGGAAAAGTTGCAGATTGCGCGCCGTTCTGTGGAGCTTATCGAGGAAGGCTCGACCATCTTTTTGGGCACGGGCACCACGGTTGAGCAGATGGCCTCGATGCTGCCGGCGTTTCGCCTGCGCATTGTGACCAATTCGCTTTCGGTGTTTAACCTGCTCGAGGCGCGCGAATACTGCGAACTGTGCCTGGTGGGCGGCGTGTACCGCCGCCGCACTGCCGCTTTTGTGGGCCCCACGGCCGAGGACACCTTGCGCGCACTGGGGATCGACGCAGCCTTTATCGGCGCAAACGGCATTTTGGACGGCGACGTGTCTACGTCTAACATGGAAGAGGGCCGCATCCAGCAGCTCGCCTTTAGCAAGGCCGACTCGCGCTACCTCATCGCCGACTCCAGCAAGATTGGCAAGCGCGACTTCTACACCTTCTGCCGTCTGGACAGCCTGGACGCCGTGGTGTGCGAGCCGGGCATCGCCGCCGAAGATCGTGCCGCCATCGAGGAGCATACGCAGGTCATTTGCTAG
- a CDS encoding aldose epimerase family protein, producing MITSELFGTAPCGTPVHRYTLNGPEICVRIMDYGATVLGIDVPDIPGNVRDVVLGFDKLEDYFDNPACFGATIGPVANRTAGATITIDGTDWHMPANEGTNNLHSDLEHGLHKRVWDVELDEVHNAARMTTSLEDGELGLPGNRTFTAVFTVTRTGVFRIEYGCESDRATYVSMTNHTYFNLAGHNAGMDCEHFFVANAAHYLPINEQNIPTGEIAPVEGTPFDFRELRPVAPGMEADDPQIKQARGYDHCLCIDGYQYGRNLRRALHVEEMWTGRELDYYTTAPGVQLYTGNWLGDEHAKDDANYGWGAGFALEAEMYPDTPHQPLFPQGIVGPGHPYSNVIEYHFMRH from the coding sequence ATGATCACTTCCGAGCTTTTCGGCACCGCGCCGTGCGGTACCCCCGTTCATCGTTACACCCTCAACGGGCCCGAGATCTGCGTTCGCATTATGGACTATGGTGCCACCGTGTTGGGCATCGACGTGCCCGACATTCCCGGCAACGTGCGCGATGTGGTGCTGGGCTTCGATAAGCTCGAGGATTACTTTGACAACCCCGCCTGCTTTGGCGCGACCATCGGCCCCGTGGCAAACCGCACCGCGGGCGCCACGATCACCATCGACGGTACGGACTGGCATATGCCGGCCAACGAGGGCACCAACAACCTGCACAGCGATCTTGAGCACGGTCTGCATAAACGCGTGTGGGATGTTGAGCTCGACGAAGTCCACAATGCCGCGCGCATGACCACCTCGCTTGAGGATGGCGAACTGGGCCTGCCCGGCAACCGCACCTTTACGGCCGTGTTTACCGTTACACGCACCGGCGTCTTTCGCATCGAGTATGGCTGCGAGAGCGACCGCGCCACCTACGTGTCCATGACCAACCACACGTACTTTAACCTTGCTGGCCATAACGCCGGCATGGACTGCGAACATTTCTTTGTCGCCAACGCCGCCCACTACCTGCCCATCAACGAGCAGAACATTCCCACCGGCGAAATTGCTCCGGTCGAGGGCACGCCGTTTGACTTCCGCGAGCTGCGCCCCGTCGCTCCTGGCATGGAAGCCGACGACCCGCAGATTAAGCAGGCCCGTGGCTACGATCACTGCCTGTGCATCGATGGCTATCAGTACGGTCGCAACCTGCGCCGCGCCCTGCATGTCGAGGAGATGTGGACCGGTCGCGAGCTGGACTACTACACCACCGCACCGGGCGTGCAGCTCTACACCGGCAACTGGCTGGGCGACGAGCACGCCAAGGACGATGCTAACTATGGCTGGGGCGCCGGCTTTGCCCTCGAGGCAGAGATGTACCCCGACACGCCGCACCAGCCGCTGTTCCCGCAGGGCATTGTGGGCCCGGGTCACCCCTACAGCAATGTGATCGAGTACCACTTTATGAGGCACTAG
- a CDS encoding IS256 family transposase: protein MEGKAMPQEESVLRLGRDEALEAARLWQECGDAREFACRVLGGVMNALMDSEAQQMCGASRNERSDGRENSRNGYRPRSLKTAVGDVELEIPKLRHGTYYPEGMLARWSRVDTSVAAIVQEMYVCGVSTRKVERVASRLGISSLSSSEVSSLCSDLDAEVAEFRRRDLSGTPCCYLWLDATYMSCRVGSSVVSQGVVTAIGLGADGRKHFLGCDVVDTESEDSWAAFLGGLRERGLAGVRLVVSDSHAGLVAAVSRLFQGCAWQRCVTHLQRNLQSACSGRPEDSKAAVRDLVHAAVYQDDPDLARCVWAEAAPWVASVSARAGEVFEQAEDSALAFTAFPRAHWAKLRTNNVQERANREIKRRYRVVQSFPSRESMLRLTCASLMETEGQWSQQRVFSEASAAEGFAEPADRPAPTEGRRRALGRRAREIVDEIVERRGLKKE, encoded by the coding sequence ATGGAAGGAAAGGCGATGCCCCAAGAAGAGAGTGTACTGCGCCTCGGCCGCGACGAGGCCCTCGAGGCGGCGAGGCTTTGGCAGGAGTGCGGCGACGCGCGCGAGTTCGCGTGCAGGGTGCTGGGCGGCGTGATGAACGCGCTGATGGACTCCGAGGCCCAGCAGATGTGCGGCGCGAGCCGCAACGAGCGCAGCGACGGCAGGGAGAACAGCCGCAACGGCTACCGCCCCAGGTCGCTCAAGACCGCCGTGGGCGACGTGGAGCTCGAGATACCCAAGCTCAGGCACGGCACCTACTACCCCGAGGGCATGCTCGCGCGATGGTCGCGCGTCGACACCTCGGTGGCCGCCATCGTGCAGGAGATGTACGTGTGCGGCGTATCCACCCGCAAGGTCGAGCGCGTGGCGTCCAGGCTGGGCATATCCTCGCTGTCGAGCTCGGAGGTCTCGAGCCTCTGCTCCGACCTCGACGCCGAGGTGGCGGAGTTCCGCCGCCGCGACCTGTCGGGCACGCCGTGCTGCTACCTGTGGCTCGACGCCACCTACATGAGCTGCAGGGTCGGCTCGTCGGTCGTCTCGCAGGGCGTCGTGACCGCGATCGGGCTGGGCGCCGACGGGCGCAAGCACTTCCTGGGCTGCGACGTGGTCGACACCGAGAGCGAGGACTCCTGGGCGGCATTCCTCGGCGGGCTGCGCGAGCGCGGGCTGGCCGGCGTTCGCCTCGTGGTCTCCGACAGCCACGCCGGGCTCGTGGCCGCCGTCTCGCGCCTGTTCCAGGGCTGCGCCTGGCAGCGCTGCGTGACGCACCTGCAGCGCAACCTCCAGAGCGCCTGCTCGGGCAGGCCCGAGGACTCCAAGGCGGCCGTCAGGGACCTCGTGCACGCCGCGGTCTACCAGGACGACCCCGACCTCGCGCGCTGCGTGTGGGCCGAGGCGGCGCCCTGGGTGGCGTCGGTGTCCGCCAGGGCCGGCGAGGTCTTCGAGCAGGCCGAGGACTCCGCGCTGGCGTTCACGGCCTTCCCCAGGGCGCACTGGGCCAAGCTCCGCACCAACAACGTCCAGGAGCGCGCCAACCGCGAGATCAAGCGCCGCTACAGGGTCGTGCAGTCCTTCCCCTCGAGGGAGTCGATGCTGCGCCTGACGTGCGCGAGCCTCATGGAGACCGAGGGACAGTGGTCCCAGCAGCGCGTGTTCTCCGAGGCCTCGGCCGCCGAGGGCTTCGCCGAGCCCGCGGACAGGCCGGCCCCGACGGAGGGGAGGCGCCGCGCGCTCGGGCGGCGCGCCAGGGAGATAGTGGACGAGATAGTCGAGAGGCGCGGTCTCAAGAAGGAGTAA
- a CDS encoding PTS system mannose/fructose/N-acetylgalactosamine-transporter subunit IIB, whose protein sequence is MIQPKILLTRIDDRFIYGQDVELWNEAVGSNLVLIVNDEIAADSRKWAPMRVAVPEGVWTRFFSVQRAIDIIHTATPRQLILIMVASPADALALVKGGVPITKISIGHMQAGEGKHPITPAVAVDGEDVAAFKELQKLGIELEIRYLPSSNPDPIGNLFN, encoded by the coding sequence ATGATTCAACCCAAGATTCTTCTCACGCGCATCGATGATCGGTTTATTTACGGGCAAGACGTTGAGCTGTGGAATGAGGCGGTTGGTTCCAACCTCGTCCTGATCGTTAACGACGAGATTGCGGCGGATTCGCGCAAGTGGGCGCCTATGAGGGTCGCGGTGCCCGAGGGCGTGTGGACACGGTTTTTCTCGGTGCAAAGGGCCATCGACATCATTCATACCGCAACGCCGCGCCAATTGATTCTGATCATGGTGGCCTCACCCGCCGATGCACTCGCGCTGGTTAAGGGTGGCGTGCCGATCACCAAGATCAGCATTGGCCATATGCAGGCAGGGGAGGGCAAGCACCCCATAACGCCCGCAGTCGCCGTAGACGGCGAAGATGTCGCCGCCTTCAAAGAGCTGCAAAAGCTCGGCATAGAACTAGAAATCCGCTATCTCCCCAGCTCCAATCCCGACCCCATCGGCAATCTGTTCAACTGA
- a CDS encoding YhcH/YjgK/YiaL family protein, which yields MIYGALGDIEEYRGMLKGLDVLIDWLEENDPAKLEVGSHPILGDKVFANVMAPTTRPEAEAHYETHQRYHDLQIDVEGREAFKVATGSLTLVQEFDEKDDYDLVDSDASIAGDLADDKFALFVAGEPHMPTLEFQGDGAQPVKKICFKLLADAYWEG from the coding sequence ATGATTTACGGTGCATTGGGCGATATCGAGGAGTACCGTGGAATGCTCAAGGGCCTCGACGTGCTGATCGACTGGCTCGAGGAGAACGATCCGGCGAAGCTCGAGGTCGGCAGCCATCCGATTCTGGGCGACAAGGTCTTTGCGAACGTCATGGCTCCCACGACGCGTCCCGAAGCCGAGGCTCACTATGAGACGCATCAGCGCTATCACGACCTGCAGATCGACGTCGAGGGTCGCGAGGCCTTTAAGGTTGCCACGGGCAGCCTGACGCTGGTTCAGGAGTTTGACGAGAAGGACGACTACGATCTGGTCGATTCCGACGCCTCGATCGCCGGCGATCTTGCTGACGACAAGTTTGCGCTGTTTGTTGCCGGCGAGCCTCACATGCCCACGCTCGAGTTCCAGGGCGATGGCGCGCAGCCGGTCAAGAAGATTTGCTTTAAGCTGCTTGCAGATGCTTACTGGGAGGGGTAA
- a CDS encoding hexose kinase: MILTVTMNPSVDTRYQLDELIIDDVNRVTPEKTAGGKGLNVARVLGQLGDDVVATGLLGGHMGAYMAELMDANGIKNDFVPIKGETRICLNILHAGNQTELLESGPTIAPEELDAFTAKFAELASKADVVTISGSLPRGVEADYYAKITGIAENAGAKVLLDTSGASLEAALKSEVKPELVKPNLTEINGLLGTSFTTDDVDELRSALASDARFSDIPWVIVSMGAAGSVGFHNGRAFRAKTPDIPAVNATGSGDSTIAGFAHAIAAGADDETVLRTANTCGKLNAMDPMTGHLVMDRWDEVYNGVVVTEL, translated from the coding sequence ATGATCCTCACCGTTACGATGAACCCGTCTGTCGATACGCGCTATCAGCTCGATGAGCTCATTATCGACGACGTTAACCGTGTGACGCCCGAAAAGACCGCCGGCGGTAAGGGCCTCAACGTGGCCCGCGTCCTGGGCCAGCTGGGCGACGATGTCGTGGCAACCGGCTTGCTTGGTGGTCATATGGGCGCCTATATGGCCGAGCTCATGGATGCTAACGGCATTAAGAATGATTTTGTGCCCATCAAGGGCGAGACTCGCATTTGTCTCAACATCCTCCACGCCGGCAACCAGACCGAGCTGCTCGAGAGCGGCCCGACGATTGCCCCCGAGGAGCTCGATGCCTTTACCGCCAAGTTCGCCGAGCTTGCGAGCAAGGCCGATGTCGTTACCATCTCGGGTTCGCTGCCCCGCGGCGTCGAGGCGGACTACTACGCTAAGATCACGGGCATTGCAGAGAACGCCGGCGCCAAGGTGCTGCTCGATACCTCGGGCGCCTCGCTCGAGGCTGCGCTCAAGTCCGAGGTCAAGCCTGAGCTGGTTAAGCCTAACCTGACCGAAATTAACGGCCTTCTGGGCACGAGCTTTACCACCGACGATGTGGACGAGCTCCGTTCCGCGCTCGCCTCTGACGCCCGCTTCTCCGATATCCCCTGGGTCATCGTATCTATGGGCGCTGCCGGCTCCGTTGGTTTCCATAACGGCCGTGCGTTCCGCGCCAAGACCCCCGATATCCCCGCCGTTAACGCTACGGGCTCTGGCGATTCGACCATTGCCGGCTTCGCACATGCGATTGCTGCCGGAGCCGACGACGAGACGGTGCTGCGTACCGCCAACACCTGCGGCAAACTCAATGCCATGGATCCCATGACTGGCCACTTGGTTATGGATCGTTGGGACGAGGTTTACAACGGCGTTGTCGTGACCGAGCTGTAG
- a CDS encoding aldose 1-epimerase family protein has translation MEYALSNDSISIKVSTAGGSFTSIEADGREYLWQGDPAVWSGQAPVCFPICGGLRDGSAMTFAGHHVKLARHGFARKQEWKLLSQNANELAMCLASEDNAALLSAYPYPFKLVARYTLEDAAVRVSYEVTNEGAEDMPFFIGGHPGFRCPLDEGEAYTDYELRFEKDEAAELCTAVPSTGLIDVANRSKNPMVGKTLPLSHELFDFAETIFDVLESRQVTLSKKGEDKGVRLSFEGFPYLIVWSKPEGDFVAVEPWGGLSTCSDEDDVLEHKRGCLVAKPKETVVRSFTIEIL, from the coding sequence ATGGAATACGCTCTCTCCAACGATTCAATTTCTATTAAGGTGTCCACAGCTGGTGGTTCGTTTACCTCGATTGAGGCTGACGGACGCGAGTATTTGTGGCAGGGTGATCCCGCGGTGTGGTCCGGCCAGGCGCCGGTCTGCTTTCCGATTTGCGGAGGCCTGCGCGATGGTAGCGCCATGACGTTTGCCGGGCATCATGTGAAGCTCGCCCGCCACGGCTTTGCGCGCAAGCAGGAGTGGAAGCTGTTGAGCCAAAACGCAAACGAGCTGGCGATGTGCCTGGCATCTGAGGATAACGCTGCATTGCTGAGCGCTTATCCATATCCGTTTAAGCTCGTCGCCCGCTATACGCTCGAGGACGCTGCCGTGCGTGTCTCCTATGAAGTGACCAACGAGGGCGCCGAGGACATGCCGTTCTTTATCGGTGGACACCCCGGCTTTAGGTGCCCGCTCGACGAGGGCGAGGCCTATACGGACTACGAGTTGCGCTTCGAGAAAGACGAGGCAGCGGAGCTTTGCACCGCCGTACCCTCGACCGGATTGATTGATGTAGCTAACCGCTCCAAGAACCCCATGGTGGGAAAGACGCTGCCCCTATCGCACGAGCTCTTCGATTTCGCGGAGACCATCTTTGACGTGCTCGAGAGCCGTCAGGTCACGCTTTCCAAGAAGGGCGAGGACAAGGGCGTCCGCCTGAGCTTTGAGGGCTTCCCGTATCTCATTGTGTGGAGTAAGCCCGAGGGCGATTTTGTGGCGGTTGAGCCCTGGGGCGGCCTTTCGACCTGTTCCGATGAGGACGACGTACTTGAGCATAAGCGCGGCTGCCTTGTCGCTAAGCCCAAGGAGACCGTCGTTCGCTCGTTCACGATTGAGATTCTGTAA
- a CDS encoding flavodoxin domain-containing protein → MRTIILYASRHHGNTKKLVDAIVEAHPEIDTLDVKTLGKNEYPDLHEYHLIGVATGIYYSEIDKDMAHVLTNVLQPQDKVFGLMTCGGKNKWYGKDIDDICRMRRAIFMGAYGCPGFDTWGPFKLTGGVQKGHPTAEEIKGAVDFFDKIEDEYGDIIVEEYAKREKRLAYEKEHPAGGLVAGVKRTAKKIANKL, encoded by the coding sequence ATGCGAACCATCATCCTCTACGCCTCGCGCCATCACGGCAATACGAAAAAGCTCGTGGACGCCATCGTTGAGGCGCACCCCGAGATCGATACCCTCGACGTCAAGACGCTCGGCAAAAACGAGTATCCCGACCTGCACGAATATCATCTAATCGGTGTTGCCACGGGCATCTATTACTCCGAGATCGACAAGGACATGGCGCATGTGCTCACTAACGTGCTGCAGCCGCAGGACAAGGTGTTTGGCCTTATGACCTGCGGTGGCAAAAACAAGTGGTACGGCAAGGATATCGATGATATCTGCCGCATGAGGCGGGCCATCTTTATGGGTGCCTACGGCTGCCCCGGCTTTGATACGTGGGGGCCGTTCAAACTCACCGGCGGTGTCCAAAAGGGACACCCGACCGCTGAGGAAATTAAGGGCGCCGTCGACTTCTTCGACAAGATCGAAGACGAGTATGGCGACATCATCGTCGAAGAGTACGCCAAGCGCGAGAAGCGCCTAGCATACGAGAAGGAGCATCCTGCAGGAGGCCTGGTGGCCGGCGTTAAGCGCACGGCAAAGAAGATCGCTAACAAGCTGTAA
- the nagA gene encoding N-acetylglucosamine-6-phosphate deacetylase, with product MSTYAIKADKFFLPAGPQLGGYLMVEDGVFGAWQADEPSCEIRDYTGSWIAPGMVDTHIHGFYNHSTTDNDPEGIDISSTELARRGTTSWLPTTFTDGVEQIKDACAAIAQADEGRGPDFCGARIQGIYLEGPFFTMKHVGAQNPAYLIDPSEEVFDRWQEAAGGRIVKSAMAAERDGAAAYAAALNAKGVVTSIGHSDATYDECIAAINAGASCFTHTYNGQRGLHHREPGVVGAAMSTPETYAEIICDGKHVNPAAIKALLQAKGWQHTVLITDCLGCGGMPEGSYTSGGMDVIMKDNLCWLADGKSIAGSVLTLAQGVKNIVDWGIASADIAIRMATEVPARSAHIEDKCGSIMPGRDADFVVFDHELTLVETYVGGQSVGNAFTE from the coding sequence ATGAGCACGTACGCAATTAAGGCTGACAAGTTCTTCTTGCCGGCGGGCCCGCAGCTGGGCGGCTATCTCATGGTCGAGGACGGCGTCTTTGGCGCCTGGCAGGCCGACGAGCCCTCCTGCGAGATCAGGGACTACACGGGGTCGTGGATCGCACCGGGCATGGTCGACACCCACATCCACGGCTTCTACAACCACTCGACTACCGATAACGATCCCGAGGGCATCGATATCAGCTCGACCGAGCTCGCCCGTCGCGGCACCACCAGCTGGCTGCCCACGACGTTTACCGATGGCGTCGAGCAGATCAAGGACGCCTGCGCCGCCATCGCCCAGGCCGACGAGGGCCGCGGCCCCGACTTCTGCGGTGCTCGCATTCAGGGCATCTACCTGGAGGGCCCCTTCTTTACCATGAAGCACGTGGGCGCGCAGAACCCCGCTTATCTTATCGATCCCTCCGAGGAGGTCTTCGACCGGTGGCAGGAGGCCGCGGGCGGTCGCATCGTCAAGAGCGCCATGGCGGCCGAGCGCGACGGAGCCGCTGCTTATGCGGCTGCTCTGAACGCCAAGGGCGTGGTGACCAGCATCGGCCACTCCGACGCCACCTACGATGAGTGCATCGCCGCCATCAACGCCGGCGCCAGCTGCTTTACGCATACCTATAACGGCCAGCGCGGCCTGCATCACCGTGAGCCCGGTGTCGTGGGCGCCGCCATGTCCACGCCCGAGACCTACGCCGAGATCATCTGCGACGGCAAGCACGTAAACCCTGCCGCCATCAAGGCGCTGCTGCAGGCCAAGGGCTGGCAGCACACGGTGCTCATCACCGACTGCCTTGGCTGCGGCGGCATGCCCGAGGGCAGCTACACCAGCGGCGGCATGGACGTCATCATGAAGGACAACCTGTGCTGGCTCGCCGACGGCAAGAGCATTGCCGGCTCGGTGCTCACGCTTGCCCAGGGCGTCAAGAACATCGTTGACTGGGGCATTGCCAGCGCCGATATCGCCATTCGCATGGCAACTGAGGTGCCGGCTCGCTCTGCGCACATCGAGGATAAGTGCGGCAGCATCATGCCGGGTCGCGACGCCGACTTTGTCGTGTTCGACCATGAGCTCACCCTCGTCGAGACGTACGTTGGCGGCCAGAGCGTCGGCAACGCCTTTACCGAGTAA
- a CDS encoding SIS domain-containing protein has translation MFEKSVEELTELGAQITTAEIAQQPELWRDTLNIYRENKEAIEAFLAEARAMGEGRLSVVFTGAGTSDYVGDTCAPYLRHAGNTDLYDFKPIATTDIVSAPRDFLRAEDPTLVVSFARSGNSPESLAAVAVAKELVHNVKFLNITCAPEGKLAVESADDPNALTLLIPRANDKGFAMTGSYSCMTLLSTLIFDTASDEQKAEWVETIAKMGEEVIARESEVADYLAGDFNRVTYLGSGSFGGLAQESQLKILELAHGLVATSYDTSMGYRHGPKSFVDDKTLVFVFVNNDAYTRQYDIDILNEIGGDEIAQHTIAVQQEGATVYEGESFTFKGYEALPEGYLALPFVMFAQAISLLNSVRVGNTPDTPSPTGTVNRVVKGVTIHPFTA, from the coding sequence ATGTTCGAGAAGAGTGTCGAGGAGCTTACCGAGCTCGGCGCCCAGATCACCACGGCCGAGATTGCTCAGCAGCCCGAGCTTTGGCGTGATACGCTCAACATCTATCGCGAGAACAAGGAGGCCATCGAGGCCTTTCTGGCTGAGGCTCGCGCTATGGGCGAGGGCCGTCTGTCCGTTGTCTTCACCGGTGCCGGTACGTCCGACTACGTTGGCGATACCTGCGCCCCGTACCTGCGTCACGCTGGCAACACTGATCTCTACGACTTTAAGCCCATCGCCACGACCGACATCGTGAGCGCCCCGCGCGACTTCCTGCGCGCCGAGGATCCCACGCTCGTGGTTTCCTTTGCCCGCTCTGGCAATAGCCCCGAGAGCCTTGCCGCCGTTGCCGTTGCCAAGGAGCTCGTCCACAACGTCAAGTTCCTCAACATCACCTGCGCTCCCGAGGGCAAGCTCGCCGTTGAGTCTGCCGATGATCCCAACGCGCTGACGCTGCTCATTCCGCGCGCCAACGACAAGGGCTTCGCCATGACCGGTTCTTATTCCTGCATGACCCTGCTCTCTACCCTTATTTTCGATACGGCCTCTGACGAGCAGAAGGCTGAATGGGTCGAGACCATCGCCAAGATGGGCGAGGAGGTTATCGCTCGCGAGTCCGAGGTCGCCGATTACCTGGCTGGCGACTTCAACCGCGTGACCTACTTGGGTTCTGGCTCCTTCGGTGGCCTTGCCCAGGAGAGCCAGCTCAAGATCCTCGAGCTCGCTCACGGCCTGGTTGCCACTTCTTACGACACTTCCATGGGCTATCGTCACGGACCTAAGTCCTTCGTCGACGATAAGACGCTCGTCTTCGTGTTCGTCAACAATGACGCTTACACCCGTCAGTATGACATCGACATTCTCAACGAGATTGGTGGCGACGAGATCGCTCAGCACACCATCGCCGTTCAGCAGGAAGGTGCCACCGTCTATGAGGGTGAGTCCTTCACCTTTAAGGGCTACGAGGCGCTTCCCGAGGGCTACCTTGCTCTGCCGTTCGTAATGTTTGCCCAGGCTATCAGCCTGCTCAACTCCGTGCGCGTGGGCAACACGCCCGATACGCCGAGCCCCACCGGCACGGTCAACCGCGTGGTTAAGGGCGTGACGATTCACCCCTTCACCGCTTAA
- a CDS encoding GntR family transcriptional regulator: MTCTRHRQPLYDQLVDILIEKIDHEYQPGDLIPSERELAERFGLSRSTVRLAIQELEYLGRIVRKQGRGTFVADRLAQATNLTQSYSFTEQMKAMGRLPETTILEFCEMEADKTLSMQMGIHLGEKVLKLKRLRMADGIPMMVERSYLPARLFISLKRPLLEQKPLYDVIEQDYQQKIRVADEEFSAGIARPCDARLLGIGEGAPVLDIVRTTHNTQNDVVEFTLSVARADKFKYRISHYRDTL, encoded by the coding sequence ATGACGTGCACGAGGCACAGACAACCGCTATATGACCAGCTCGTAGATATTCTGATCGAAAAAATTGATCATGAATATCAGCCAGGTGATTTGATTCCGTCCGAACGTGAGCTTGCCGAACGTTTCGGGCTTTCGCGGTCGACTGTCCGGCTTGCAATTCAGGAACTTGAGTATCTTGGTCGGATTGTGCGAAAACAAGGTCGCGGTACGTTTGTTGCCGATCGACTAGCTCAAGCAACAAATCTTACCCAATCGTACAGTTTTACTGAACAGATGAAAGCGATGGGCCGGCTGCCAGAAACAACCATCTTAGAGTTCTGTGAAATGGAAGCAGATAAAACGCTCTCGATGCAAATGGGGATTCATTTGGGTGAAAAGGTATTAAAACTCAAACGTTTACGAATGGCAGATGGTATACCTATGATGGTTGAGCGTAGCTATCTTCCAGCAAGGCTCTTTATTTCACTCAAGCGTCCTCTACTCGAACAAAAGCCCCTTTACGATGTTATTGAGCAGGATTATCAGCAGAAAATTCGAGTAGCGGATGAGGAGTTCTCTGCGGGTATAGCACGTCCATGTGACGCTCGGCTTCTAGGTATTGGTGAGGGTGCGCCAGTTCTGGACATAGTCCGAACTACTCACAACACCCAAAATGATGTTGTCGAGTTCACGCTTTCGGTGGCTCGTGCGGACAAGTTCAAGTACAGAATCTCTCACTATCGAGATACTTTGTGA
- a CDS encoding PTS sugar transporter subunit IIA yields the protein MIGFVLTGHGQFAPGLKSAVDMVAGEQPNFEVVPFAGSEAVTFGDDLRTCIAKMRQACDGVLVFVDLLGGTPFNQAIPMTTELDNVTVVTGTNLPMLVELVMTRAFGDPTLDELAERARVVGREGVDLKKLESADIDEDDEM from the coding sequence ATGATTGGATTTGTACTAACTGGTCACGGTCAGTTTGCACCTGGTTTGAAAAGCGCTGTGGATATGGTCGCCGGCGAACAGCCTAATTTTGAGGTAGTTCCTTTTGCGGGCTCGGAGGCGGTTACTTTTGGTGATGATTTGCGAACCTGCATTGCCAAGATGCGTCAAGCTTGTGATGGCGTATTGGTGTTTGTTGATTTGCTTGGCGGTACTCCGTTCAATCAAGCTATCCCAATGACGACTGAGCTCGATAACGTGACCGTTGTCACCGGAACAAATCTACCTATGTTGGTGGAGCTCGTTATGACGCGTGCGTTTGGAGACCCAACGCTTGATGAACTTGCCGAACGCGCGCGGGTCGTTGGTCGTGAGGGAGTCGATCTCAAGAAACTCGAGAGTGCTGACATTGATGAAGACGATGAGATGTAG